Proteins from a genomic interval of Thermoanaerobacterium sp. PSU-2:
- the trpB gene encoding tryptophan synthase subunit beta, whose amino-acid sequence MVGRFGKFGGQYVPETIMNALIELEGEFYKAINDENFIDEYKYYLREYSGRPTPLYFARNLTERLGGAKIYLKREDLNHTGAHKINNVIGQILLAKRMGKRKVIAETGAGQHGVATATGAAMFDMECEIFMGEEDIRRQSLNVFRMKLLGAKVTPVKTGTGTLKDAVNEAIRHWVTNIDDTFYVMGSVVGPHPYPMMVRDFQRVIGDETKEQILSKEKRLPDYIVACVGGGSNSMGTFYPFINDLSVKLVGVEAAGFGIDTDKHAATMAKGSIGVLHGMMTYLLQDDEGQIMPVYSISAGLDYPGVGPEHAYLRDSGRAQYVYATDEEALSAFMDLSQIEGIIPALESAHAVAYAMKLAPSLSKDDIIVVNLSGRGDKDVNTVANVLEVEL is encoded by the coding sequence ATGGTAGGAAGATTTGGTAAATTTGGCGGTCAGTATGTGCCGGAAACGATTATGAATGCATTGATAGAACTTGAAGGTGAATTTTACAAGGCGATAAACGATGAAAATTTTATTGATGAATACAAATATTATTTAAGAGAATATTCTGGAAGGCCCACACCGTTGTATTTTGCAAGAAACTTAACTGAGAGATTGGGTGGCGCAAAAATATATTTAAAAAGAGAAGATTTAAACCACACTGGTGCTCATAAAATAAACAACGTCATAGGACAAATATTGCTGGCTAAAAGAATGGGAAAAAGGAAAGTAATCGCTGAAACAGGTGCAGGGCAACACGGTGTAGCGACTGCAACAGGTGCTGCGATGTTTGACATGGAATGTGAGATATTTATGGGTGAAGAAGACATAAGAAGACAATCATTGAACGTATTTAGAATGAAGTTGTTGGGCGCAAAAGTTACCCCTGTAAAGACAGGAACTGGCACATTGAAAGATGCTGTTAACGAAGCGATACGCCATTGGGTCACGAATATCGATGATACATTTTACGTGATGGGTTCTGTTGTAGGACCGCATCCATATCCGATGATGGTTAGGGATTTTCAGAGGGTGATCGGTGACGAGACGAAAGAACAAATTTTAAGCAAAGAAAAGAGATTGCCAGATTATATTGTTGCATGTGTGGGCGGTGGCAGCAATTCTATGGGGACATTTTATCCCTTTATAAACGATTTATCAGTTAAACTTGTAGGTGTAGAAGCTGCAGGTTTTGGAATAGATACAGATAAACATGCTGCTACAATGGCAAAAGGAAGTATTGGCGTTCTTCATGGCATGATGACGTATCTGCTTCAAGATGATGAAGGACAGATAATGCCTGTTTACTCAATATCAGCAGGGCTTGATTATCCTGGGGTAGGGCCTGAACACGCCTATTTAAGGGATAGCGGCAGGGCACAATACGTGTATGCCACTGATGAAGAAGCTTTGTCAGCTTTTATGGATTTATCTCAAATTGAAGGAATCATACCTGCATTGGAAAGTGCCCATGCTGTTGCGTATGCAATGAAACTTGCTCCAAGCCTTAGCAAAGATGATATCATAGTTGTAAATTTGTCAGGCAGAGGAGATAAAGACGTAAATACAGTAGCAAATGTTTTGGAGGTTGAGCTATGA
- a CDS encoding DUF5665 domain-containing protein has protein sequence MSEMMEKMKIADYVELMQSPYRLLWLNFVGGLARGFGMAIGFTLLGAIVIYILQRAVLLNLPIIGNIIAHIIKIVQQNL, from the coding sequence ATGTCTGAAATGATGGAAAAAATGAAGATAGCTGACTATGTGGAGTTGATGCAAAGCCCTTATAGACTCCTATGGCTTAACTTTGTCGGTGGGCTTGCGCGTGGTTTTGGAATGGCTATAGGATTTACATTGCTTGGAGCAATTGTAATATACATATTGCAAAGAGCGGTTTTATTGAATTTGCCCATTATAGGCAATATTATTGCTCATATAATAAAAATAGTTCAACAAAATTTGTGA
- a CDS encoding phage antirepressor KilAC domain-containing protein — MNELQIFSNQEFGQIRTVKINDKIYFIASDIAKALGYVNTSKAVKDHCRWVTKCYIPHPQNPEKTLEVNVIPEGDIYRLISNSELPNAQKFESWIFDEVLPTVNRHGAYLTPEKIEEVLLNPDTIIQLATQLKQEREEKLKLEEKIKQDKPKVLFADSVAISDTAILIGELAKLLKQNGIDIGEKRLFEWMRSNGYLISRNGTDYNMPTQRSMELGLFRIKETSITHSDGHVTISKTAKVTGKGQIYFINKFKSMQEVNKENVQ, encoded by the coding sequence ATGAATGAATTACAGATCTTCAGCAATCAAGAGTTTGGACAAATTCGAACAGTAAAAATTAATGACAAGATATACTTTATAGCGTCTGATATTGCAAAAGCATTAGGCTATGTAAATACAAGTAAAGCAGTTAAGGACCATTGTAGGTGGGTAACGAAATGTTATATACCTCATCCGCAAAATCCTGAGAAAACATTGGAAGTTAATGTAATACCTGAAGGAGACATATATAGATTAATTTCAAATTCAGAATTACCAAATGCACAAAAATTTGAGAGTTGGATTTTTGATGAAGTTCTTCCTACTGTTAATAGGCATGGAGCTTATCTTACACCAGAAAAAATCGAAGAAGTGTTGCTTAATCCTGATACGATAATTCAACTTGCAACACAGCTCAAACAAGAGCGAGAAGAAAAACTTAAACTTGAAGAAAAAATCAAACAAGACAAACCAAAAGTATTATTTGCTGACAGTGTAGCAATATCAGATACAGCAATTCTCATTGGAGAATTAGCAAAACTGCTTAAACAAAATGGAATTGATATTGGCGAAAAAAGATTATTTGAATGGATGCGCAGCAATGGTTACTTAATCAGCAGGAATGGCACAGATTACAATATGCCAACACAGCGATCTATGGAATTAGGACTTTTTAGAATAAAAGAAACTTCAATAACTCACAGCGACGGTCATGTGACAATTTCAAAAACTGCTAAAGTAACTGGCAAAGGCCAGATATACTTCATTAACAAATTTAAAAGTATGCAAGAAGTCAACAAAGAAAATGTTCAATGA
- a CDS encoding tyrosine-type recombinase/integrase: MPGSIEKRGENSYRLIVSGGYGPDGKRKRYTKTIKVEGKTESAKLKEAEKELAKFIAEIEGNTFIEPSKLTFKAFVEKWLEEYAKDNLAPKTLYRYKEMLDKRILPALGHLKLNKIKPIHILEFLNMLKEDGTRLDGKKGGLSSQTIKHHYRLIHAMLEDAVKWQLIPSNPASNIDPPKVNKHEAEYYNEEEVKELVKALDGEKLKYQVAIMLTLAAGERLGELMGLKWEHIDFDNNTIEIVQANQYLPGQGLFTKTPKNETSKRLIAIPQQIMDLLREYKKEQNLERLKKGNKWIDTGFVFTQWNGQPMYYDTISKWFSKFLQRKGLRHITFHQLRHTSATLLINAGENIKAVSKRLGHSNTSTTMNIYAHALKSADKDAADKIANFLFENKNQA; this comes from the coding sequence ATGCCAGGCTCAATTGAAAAACGTGGAGAAAATTCGTACAGGCTTATTGTATCAGGTGGTTATGGCCCTGATGGAAAGCGAAAAAGATATACAAAAACAATAAAAGTTGAAGGTAAAACAGAATCAGCTAAGCTAAAAGAAGCTGAAAAAGAACTCGCCAAATTTATAGCAGAAATAGAAGGCAATACTTTTATTGAGCCTTCAAAACTAACCTTCAAAGCTTTTGTTGAGAAATGGCTTGAAGAATATGCTAAAGATAATCTGGCTCCCAAAACTTTATACCGATACAAAGAAATGTTAGACAAGCGTATTTTACCCGCATTAGGACATCTAAAATTAAATAAAATAAAGCCCATTCATATACTTGAATTTCTGAATATGTTAAAAGAAGACGGCACACGATTAGATGGTAAGAAAGGTGGCTTGTCGTCTCAAACAATTAAGCATCATTACAGACTTATTCATGCTATGCTAGAAGATGCAGTTAAATGGCAGCTTATACCTTCTAATCCTGCTTCTAATATAGATCCTCCAAAAGTAAATAAACATGAAGCAGAATATTACAACGAAGAAGAAGTAAAAGAACTTGTCAAAGCACTTGATGGCGAAAAATTAAAATATCAAGTTGCAATAATGCTAACTCTAGCGGCTGGCGAACGTCTTGGCGAATTGATGGGTCTTAAATGGGAGCATATCGACTTTGACAATAACACAATAGAAATAGTACAAGCCAATCAATATTTGCCAGGTCAAGGCCTATTTACTAAAACTCCAAAGAATGAAACATCCAAAAGGCTTATTGCCATACCACAACAAATAATGGATCTTTTAAGAGAATATAAAAAAGAGCAAAATCTAGAGAGGTTAAAGAAAGGAAACAAATGGATAGACACCGGTTTTGTTTTTACTCAATGGAATGGGCAACCTATGTATTATGATACAATTTCAAAATGGTTCTCTAAGTTTTTACAAAGGAAAGGTCTAAGGCATATTACATTTCATCAACTCAGGCATACATCGGCAACCCTACTTATAAATGCTGGCGAAAATATTAAAGCCGTATCAAAAAGGCTTGGCCATAGTAATACCAGTACAACAATGAACATATATGCCCATGCGCTTAAATCTGCTGACAAAGATGCTGCCGACAAAATTGCAAATTTTCTTTTCGAAAACAAAAACCAGGCGTAA
- the trpA gene encoding tryptophan synthase subunit alpha, whose product MVSSIEVNNARENRIDKKFNELKKKRRKALITFVTAGDPDIDVTINLVYKMVEGGADIIEIGIPYSDPLADGPIIQASSARALKKGTKIDDIMNAVKIIRQNTDVPLIYLVYYNSIYKYGMEKFLKNAKDSGVDGLIIPDLPLEERNDIKELSEKNDIYLIPLVAPTSNDRIKKICENGKGFVYCVSTKGVTGVRNTIETDIEKYMDLVSKYTDLPKAIGFGISGPDMAKKFAPYCDGIIIGSAIVKMINDSRNNDEIFDSVTNFISSIKEVI is encoded by the coding sequence ATGGTGTCAAGTATAGAAGTTAACAATGCAAGAGAAAACAGGATTGATAAAAAATTCAATGAGTTAAAGAAAAAAAGGCGTAAAGCACTGATTACATTTGTAACTGCTGGAGATCCCGATATAGATGTAACTATCAATTTAGTGTATAAAATGGTTGAAGGCGGTGCTGATATTATAGAGATCGGAATTCCTTATTCAGACCCGCTGGCAGATGGACCTATAATACAAGCTTCATCTGCCAGAGCGTTAAAAAAAGGCACTAAAATAGATGATATAATGAATGCTGTTAAAATAATAAGACAAAATACAGATGTACCGCTTATATACCTTGTCTATTACAATTCCATCTATAAATATGGAATGGAGAAATTTTTAAAGAATGCAAAAGATTCAGGCGTAGATGGACTAATCATACCCGATTTGCCACTGGAGGAAAGAAATGACATAAAAGAATTATCTGAAAAAAATGATATTTATTTGATACCGTTAGTTGCACCTACTTCAAATGACAGGATAAAGAAGATTTGCGAAAACGGAAAAGGATTTGTGTATTGCGTTTCTACAAAAGGCGTCACAGGTGTGAGGAATACAATTGAAACTGATATTGAAAAGTACATGGATTTAGTGTCAAAATACACTGATTTGCCAAAGGCGATTGGATTTGGCATATCTGGACCTGATATGGCAAAAAAGTTTGCTCCGTACTGTGATGGAATAATAATTGGCAGTGCAATAGTTAAAATGATAAATGATTCAAGGAATAATGATGAAATATTTGACAGTGTAACAAATTTCATATCATCAATCAAGGAGGTAATTTAA
- a CDS encoding phosphoribosylanthranilate isomerase, translated as MTLVKICGIKRIEDVEYLNDLKPDYAGFVFAESKRKVDVNTAYSLIKNLDKQIKKVGVFVNEEVSVVKDVAVYLNLDVLQFHGDEPQDYIDNFDDYTVWKAIRIIEKSDVFRLRDYHVDGILLDSKINGFYGGSGVKFDWNLVKDVKDNLKCKFILAGGINADNVLKAIEAARPDVIDVSSGVEVGGFKNYQLMKDLICKVRSVKW; from the coding sequence ATGACATTGGTGAAAATATGTGGAATAAAGCGGATAGAAGATGTGGAATACCTTAACGATTTAAAGCCTGATTATGCTGGGTTTGTCTTTGCTGAAAGCAAGCGGAAAGTAGATGTAAATACGGCATACAGCCTTATTAAAAATCTCGACAAACAAATAAAAAAAGTCGGTGTTTTTGTAAATGAAGAAGTTTCGGTAGTAAAGGATGTAGCTGTTTACTTAAATTTAGATGTTTTACAATTTCATGGTGATGAGCCACAAGATTATATAGACAATTTTGATGATTATACTGTATGGAAGGCAATTCGGATTATCGAAAAGAGTGATGTTTTTAGATTACGAGACTATCATGTTGATGGTATTCTCCTTGACAGCAAAATAAATGGCTTTTACGGTGGTTCAGGTGTGAAATTTGATTGGAATTTAGTTAAGGATGTAAAAGACAACTTAAAGTGCAAGTTTATTTTAGCAGGTGGTATTAATGCTGATAATGTTTTGAAAGCTATAGAAGCAGCTAGACCAGATGTAATAGATGTATCCAGTGGCGTTGAAGTCGGTGGCTTTAAAAATTATCAATTGATGAAAGATTTAATATGTAAAGTGAGGAGTGTAAAATGGTAG
- a CDS encoding helix-turn-helix transcriptional regulator — MKFAKRLSELRNEFKLTQKELADKLGVSRGTIGMYEIGQRDPDTDTLLKLSELFNVSVDYLLGNTDIRNPVDEITQAVEDDPELAEFWSELKEREDLKLLFKQTKKLSPKAIRQVMRIIKAIEDEENGE; from the coding sequence ATGAAATTTGCAAAGAGATTATCAGAATTGAGAAATGAATTTAAATTAACTCAAAAAGAACTTGCTGACAAATTAGGCGTTTCAAGAGGTACCATAGGTATGTATGAAATAGGTCAAAGAGATCCAGATACCGATACATTGTTGAAGCTATCTGAATTATTTAATGTATCAGTCGATTACCTCCTTGGTAACACCGACATCCGAAACCCAGTCGACGAAATAACACAAGCAGTAGAAGACGACCCAGAGTTGGCGGAGTTCTGGAGCGAACTAAAAGAAAGAGAAGACTTAAAGCTTTTGTTCAAGCAGACAAAAAAATTATCACCGAAGGCAATAAGACAAGTAATGCGCATAATAAAAGCTATTGAAGATGAAGAAAATGGAGAATAA
- a CDS encoding helix-turn-helix transcriptional regulator: MNKRCENIYKTARKNAGITQEKAAELLYISSRTLSEYENGRLIPSDDIVYQMVELYKAPWLAYQHLRCSSEIGKKFLPDITLTDLARSILKLQKEIKDVENINNDLIEIGCDGIIDDTEKDKWALATKEIDEMAGAALAVIFAR, translated from the coding sequence ATGAACAAAAGATGTGAAAATATATACAAAACTGCGAGAAAAAATGCTGGAATTACACAAGAAAAAGCAGCCGAATTGCTGTATATATCGTCAAGAACATTAAGCGAGTATGAGAACGGTAGATTAATACCATCTGATGATATTGTGTATCAAATGGTAGAACTTTATAAAGCACCATGGTTAGCATATCAACATCTTAGATGTTCATCAGAAATAGGTAAGAAGTTTTTACCAGATATAACATTAACGGATTTAGCAAGGTCAATCCTAAAACTTCAGAAGGAAATAAAAGATGTAGAAAATATAAACAATGATTTAATTGAGATAGGCTGTGATGGAATAATTGATGATACTGAAAAGGATAAATGGGCTTTAGCAACAAAAGAAATAGATGAAATGGCAGGCGCAGCACTTGCTGTCATATTTGCAAGATGA
- a CDS encoding DUF3800 domain-containing protein → MFFVYYDESGDDGYPKYSSELFVLTSIYMSDFFWKSNYNKIVNFRRELKQKYNFPVKLEFHTKEFLTDKNPYRNFDWDNQTKNKILYEFFDFFSTLDIKIINVAINKKVIIKEDYPVLENAFTYSIQRIENDLSTYCNLCKYEDHCVDCNFLIITDEGRIGKMRKVSRKMQQFNYIPSKFAGMYRKEIKRLLEDPLPKSSDESYFIQIADSIAYIVYLYLTKNLIGNKLANRVANKITYDDIINLLNLIKSKLNLNASKNEYGIVIYPKT, encoded by the coding sequence ATGTTTTTTGTTTATTATGATGAATCCGGAGATGATGGATATCCAAAATATTCATCTGAATTATTCGTTTTAACTAGTATATATATGTCTGATTTCTTTTGGAAATCAAACTATAACAAAATTGTAAATTTTCGTAGAGAGCTTAAACAAAAATATAATTTCCCAGTTAAACTAGAGTTCCATACAAAAGAATTTTTAACAGATAAAAATCCATATAGAAATTTTGATTGGGACAATCAAACTAAAAACAAAATATTGTATGAATTTTTTGACTTTTTCTCTACATTAGATATAAAAATTATTAATGTAGCTATTAATAAAAAAGTTATCATAAAAGAAGATTATCCTGTATTAGAAAATGCATTCACATATAGTATACAACGTATAGAAAATGACTTAAGTACATATTGTAATTTATGTAAGTATGAAGACCACTGTGTTGATTGCAATTTTTTAATTATCACCGACGAAGGTAGAATAGGCAAAATGAGAAAAGTATCTCGTAAAATGCAACAATTTAATTATATACCATCAAAATTCGCTGGTATGTACAGGAAGGAAATAAAACGTTTATTGGAAGATCCATTACCTAAAAGCTCAGACGAGTCTTATTTTATTCAAATAGCAGATAGTATAGCCTATATTGTTTATCTTTATTTAACAAAAAACTTAATCGGCAATAAACTAGCTAATAGAGTTGCAAATAAAATTACCTACGATGATATCATTAATTTGTTAAATTTAATCAAAAGTAAACTCAATCTCAATGCCTCAAAAAATGAATATGGAATAGTAATATATCCGAAAACATAA
- a CDS encoding helix-turn-helix transcriptional regulator, with amino-acid sequence MKNKLKEIRNSKNISGYELARKVNVTHSLIYMIENGTRNPSIKLAKKIAKALNTSIDEIFFDEQSHETLHCNNNDQESETA; translated from the coding sequence TTGAAAAATAAGCTAAAAGAAATAAGAAATTCAAAAAATATATCGGGTTATGAATTAGCCAGAAAAGTTAATGTAACACACTCGCTTATATACATGATAGAAAATGGGACGAGAAATCCAAGCATTAAATTAGCTAAAAAAATTGCAAAAGCTTTAAATACAAGCATTGACGAAATTTTTTTCGACGAACAAAGTCACGAAACGTTACATTGCAACAATAACGATCAAGAGTCGGAAACTGCATAA
- a CDS encoding toxin-antitoxin system HicB family antitoxin — protein MNSKYKRNQTTLRIPAEIDAKITSIAQKMGISKNAYILMLISQTLKDYDQSETA, from the coding sequence GTGAATTCTAAATACAAGCGCAATCAAACGACTCTAAGGATACCTGCAGAAATTGATGCAAAAATAACCTCTATAGCTCAAAAGATGGGAATTTCAAAGAACGCTTATATTCTCATGCTAATATCTCAGACATTAAAAGATTATGACCAATCAGAAACCGCATAG
- a CDS encoding DUF4373 domain-containing protein — translation MSRPQKDGLDYFPLDVDIDQDDKVQLIEAEYGIIGFAIIIKLLMKIYKEGYYYEWTEKEQLLFSKKVNVDINQVNDIINACLKWGLFDKTLYDKYKILTSKGIQRRYLEAVSRRKQIVFIKDFFLLDVSKYQNIVFDNINQVNDDNNSINDDNNPQSKVKESKEKKSKVNKINYAEYVSMTNDEYQKLLDAYGEEATKRMIEILDNYKGSTGKKYKSDYRTILNWVVQRYLEEKNKGGNVNGNTGKHTGDNKPDTRKYTFDKSKFLYNGTTNGT, via the coding sequence ATGTCAAGACCTCAAAAAGATGGGTTAGATTACTTTCCATTAGATGTAGATATAGACCAGGACGATAAAGTACAGTTAATAGAAGCTGAATATGGAATTATAGGGTTTGCAATAATTATTAAATTACTAATGAAAATCTATAAAGAAGGTTATTACTACGAATGGACTGAAAAAGAACAATTACTCTTTTCAAAGAAAGTTAATGTCGACATTAATCAAGTTAATGACATCATTAATGCGTGTTTAAAGTGGGGTTTGTTTGATAAAACGCTATACGATAAATACAAAATATTGACTTCTAAAGGCATACAAAGAAGATATTTAGAAGCCGTATCACGTAGGAAACAGATAGTTTTTATAAAAGATTTCTTCCTTTTGGATGTCTCTAAATATCAAAACATAGTTTTTGATAACATTAATCAAGTTAATGATGACAATAACTCAATAAATGATGACAATAATCCCCAAAGTAAAGTAAAGGAAAGTAAAGAAAAGAAAAGTAAAGTAAATAAAATAAATTACGCAGAATATGTCTCCATGACCAACGACGAGTATCAAAAGTTACTCGACGCTTATGGAGAAGAAGCGACAAAGAGAATGATAGAGATCCTTGATAACTACAAGGGAAGTACAGGTAAGAAATATAAATCCGATTACCGCACAATACTCAATTGGGTCGTCCAACGGTATTTGGAGGAAAAAAACAAAGGGGGTAATGTTAATGGCAACACTGGAAAGCATACAGGAGATAATAAGCCGGATACAAGAAAATATACATTCGACAAGTCGAAATTCCTCTACAACGGAACCACAAACGGAACATGA
- the trpC gene encoding indole-3-glycerol phosphate synthase TrpC, with protein sequence MILDDIIVKKKKQVEMKKIEKPLDDILKEIKNEKNVRNFKEALRSDDISIIAEIKKASPSKGIILDDFDHTKIAKLYENVDVEAISVLTEKNYFKGDDAYINDVKKITSKPILRKDFIFDEYQIYESKLIGADAVLLIVAVLGDDLKKFYDTAKKIGLDAIVEVHDERELEIALNANVDILGINNRDLKDFRVDLRTTERLIRYVPSGVLLVSESGIKTPDDVKFLKSLGVNAVLIGETLMNIIKNGGKIDDFVIQSKGVYNDIGENMWNKADRRCGIP encoded by the coding sequence ATGATACTTGATGATATTATCGTTAAGAAGAAAAAACAGGTGGAAATGAAAAAAATCGAAAAACCGCTGGATGATATATTAAAAGAAATTAAAAATGAGAAAAATGTGAGAAATTTTAAAGAAGCGTTGAGGAGTGATGATATATCGATAATAGCTGAGATAAAAAAAGCTTCTCCGTCGAAAGGGATAATTTTAGATGATTTTGACCACACAAAAATTGCTAAGCTATATGAAAATGTTGATGTTGAAGCCATATCTGTTCTTACAGAAAAAAATTATTTTAAAGGAGATGATGCATATATAAACGATGTAAAAAAAATAACATCAAAACCTATTCTCAGAAAAGACTTCATATTTGACGAATACCAAATATACGAAAGCAAATTAATTGGTGCAGATGCTGTCTTGCTTATAGTGGCTGTACTTGGAGATGATTTAAAGAAGTTTTACGATACTGCTAAAAAGATTGGATTAGATGCCATTGTTGAGGTTCATGACGAACGTGAACTTGAAATAGCATTAAATGCAAATGTAGATATTTTAGGTATAAATAACAGGGATTTAAAGGATTTTCGCGTTGATTTAAGGACGACAGAAAGGCTTATTAGATACGTGCCAAGTGGTGTTCTGTTGGTATCTGAAAGTGGCATAAAGACCCCTGATGACGTAAAATTTTTAAAATCATTAGGTGTAAATGCTGTCCTAATTGGTGAAACACTTATGAATATAATCAAAAATGGTGGTAAAATTGATGATTTCGTAATTCAATCAAAGGGTGTTTATAATGACATTGGTGAAAATATGTGGAATAAAGCGGATAGAAGATGTGGAATACCTTAA
- a CDS encoding TraR/DksA C4-type zinc finger protein — MDDKKLEYFRKRLIDERNRILHTLNEMDDNNGTGKIGEREYYQELSLADNHPADIASEVYELEKNYALKDNEQHVLRQIDDALSRMVNGKYGICNHCHKEIEMERLEALPYTPLCAKCAKENDLKLSDLRFSRPNEERTIKYPFGWGYMDSKDENQFDAEDSYQAVARYNKTKAGLDNYDDDYDDYNSGYVEEVDKISNEDYKKTLE; from the coding sequence GTGGATGACAAAAAATTAGAGTATTTTAGAAAAAGACTTATTGATGAAAGAAATAGAATTTTGCATACTTTAAACGAGATGGATGATAATAATGGCACTGGGAAAATTGGTGAAAGAGAGTATTATCAAGAACTATCATTGGCAGACAATCATCCGGCAGATATTGCTTCAGAAGTATATGAGTTAGAGAAAAATTATGCATTAAAAGATAACGAGCAACACGTTTTAAGACAAATCGATGATGCTCTTTCACGGATGGTTAACGGTAAGTATGGTATATGCAATCATTGTCATAAAGAAATTGAAATGGAAAGATTGGAAGCATTGCCGTATACACCTTTATGCGCAAAATGCGCAAAAGAAAATGATTTAAAATTAAGCGATCTTAGATTTTCACGTCCCAACGAAGAAAGAACTATTAAATATCCCTTTGGTTGGGGATACATGGATTCTAAAGACGAAAATCAATTTGATGCTGAGGATTCGTATCAAGCAGTAGCAAGGTATAATAAAACTAAAGCAGGACTTGATAATTATGATGACGATTACGATGATTATAATTCAGGATATGTGGAAGAAGTAGATAAAATAAGCAACGAGGATTACAAAAAAACATTAGAATAA
- the bcp gene encoding thioredoxin-dependent thiol peroxidase: MVELEKEAPDFTLMSSDGKNVSLKDYRGKKVILYFYPKDNTPGCTKEACQFRDNINSIEDNDAVVIGVSLDDLESHKKFIEKFNLPFVLLSDNDAKVSTEYGVYKEKNMYGKKKMGIERSTFVIDRKGIVKKIFRKVKVDGHVDEILKVLEEID, translated from the coding sequence ATGGTTGAATTAGAAAAAGAAGCCCCTGATTTTACCCTTATGTCCAGTGATGGAAAGAATGTCTCTTTAAAAGATTATAGAGGTAAGAAAGTTATTCTTTATTTTTATCCCAAGGATAACACGCCTGGATGCACAAAGGAAGCTTGCCAGTTTAGAGACAACATAAATTCTATTGAAGATAATGATGCAGTTGTAATAGGTGTAAGTTTAGATGATTTAGAGTCTCATAAAAAATTCATTGAAAAATTTAATTTGCCATTTGTGCTATTAAGCGATAATGATGCTAAAGTATCAACAGAATACGGTGTTTATAAAGAAAAAAATATGTATGGAAAGAAAAAAATGGGCATAGAAAGATCAACTTTTGTAATAGATAGAAAGGGCATAGTAAAGAAAATTTTTAGGAAAGTGAAAGTTGACGGACACGTAGATGAGATATTGAAAGTGCTTGAAGAAATTGATTAA
- a CDS encoding excisionase family DNA-binding protein translates to MDLEQQEVIQVTMTANEAAQYIGISYWKLLDMVKKHEVPYIACGSRKLFRKEALDRWMEEQEKKALEKPIQRGIRKIY, encoded by the coding sequence ATGGATTTAGAACAGCAGGAAGTAATACAGGTTACAATGACAGCGAATGAAGCAGCACAATATATCGGGATTAGTTATTGGAAATTGTTAGACATGGTAAAAAAGCATGAAGTACCATATATTGCATGTGGCAGTAGAAAGCTCTTTAGGAAAGAAGCTCTTGATAGGTGGATGGAAGAACAAGAGAAGAAAGCATTAGAAAAGCCTATACAACGAGGAATAAGGAAAATTTATTAA